From the genome of Onychomys torridus chromosome 14, mOncTor1.1, whole genome shotgun sequence:
ATTCTTTCCTGTGGAATTTCTCAGAATTTTCTTTGTTATCACACAAAACATTGGAAACTGCCTGAAAGTCCATAGGAAAACAACGATTGGAAGAATTATGGAATATCTAATCTTCACAATGGAGTCCTACATATctataaaacagaaagagaagggcaGTTTTAGGGTATGCCAGTCAATATCTGCAAGACTTTGTTTACACGAGACTTTGTTTACGAAGCAGGCAGTGTCAGATGATGCTCAGTCATTCAACTCTGAACGAAGCTGATTGACTTTGACAAACGAGGTGGCTTTGCTTTTTGGCCAACCCTCACAGAAACCTAGATGGCAGAGCTATGGCtatgatttgaatatgaaatggcACCCATTGAGTCCCATGCTTGAATACTTGTTCCTTAACTTGTGGCACTGCTTTGAGAGGCTGTGGAAACTTGGAGAAGTTGGGCTTTTCTCCTGGACATGAATCAAAAGGAACAAGCCCTTGAAGATTATGGCATATCCCTGGTTCTGGTCTTGTCTCTGCTTCATGAACCACCAAAATACAAGGCACGTCATACACTTCTATTACATTTTCTGGCTGCTATAAATTCTTCCACCCTTTTCTTACTGTGATGGGATGAAACTATGAGCCCAAATCAATATTTCTTCTCCCAAACTGCTTCTATCAGGTGTTTGGCTGTAGCAAATGACAACTGATATAAATCCCACACAGAAAGGTTGCATGCTATTTACCATCTTACACTTTGTTTCTTGTCATCCCCAATGCTGTTATGTGACTCCATGTAGCTCCCCAGTAGTGAAAATATTGGGAAGAAGGCTAAAACAGAAACTAAtgaatttatttcatgtgcaggTGGGTGGGTAAGGGAAAGATGGAAGGGAAAATGGGCAGCAACTGTTGTGAAGACAGGTTTAGACAGCTCTAATTGTTAGAGATTGTTTcacaaaaccaccaaaaaacaattgaaataaatcAAGAGGCAAGaaaaacccaatttaaaaaacaaatggtaAATGGAATTAATTgtgcaaatgaataaaataaccCATGATGGTGAGGGTGgtgataaaaagaaatacaaaccaTATAGATAAcagttcttgattttctttttggtgCTGCAATAGAACAAGGATAAGGGAAATACAAGATGAGATTAGAACTCATTAAGGTTAACTGTAGTTGAAAGGTTCTCAGGCAAAGAGggtgggaaagggggaaatgagctGCACTAGAACTATAGTGCATTGAGTGCATGGATGAGGGAGAAGCAGTCCTCTGCAACTGTGAATCTTCCAGGACTTACTTTCTAAATCATGATGTTTAACAGACCCTCATGTATCATCACCCTGTTATTGACCAGGTATTATTAAGGTTTTTCTCACATACCATTTTTTGACAGTGAGAAGcatattattattcatatttatttatttatttaaataataaagctGTCTTAAAAGCACACAAGATCAAAGTTTGAAGAGGTCTCAATGGTCTAATGACAGGTATTCAATATAATATCATGATTTCACATGAATTTTATAGCTAGAAATGAAATGCCAATAAATCAAGAGAAAAATGTATCTTCCTTAGGAAAATCTAGAAATTAGTACTTTGAGTACTAAGATACTGTGCCTCCATATGCCTCATTGTGATAGACTAAGAACATACCAGCATCTGGCTTTAATTTTTCCATAAAAGATTACTTGAAGAAACTCAGTAAATAAATGTGATATGAGGTCTTAGAATAGACCTTAGGccaggaaagaaaagatttattagaAATCTGGGAAGATTCTAATAAAGTGTATTTAGCAGTTAAttatgctgtcattgttttttttcctgacttcAATAATTGTGCTATCTCTGAATGATACAAACATTATGGGAAATGGGAAAGATAGCATTTTGTAACTTGTTCAAGTTCAAAAATATTAGAAGAAGTCAGATCCTAATGAGTTTACCTTACTTAACTCTAATTCAGttgttttgagaaaatgtctcaatgTGCATCAACGTTAGTTCTACCAGCTTGAAAGACAatatgagggggctggagagatggtttagctaTTAAAAGCATTGATTGggtctttcagaggatctggagtCAACTCcgggcacccacatggcagctaataatTGTCTGCAACTCCAGGCCTAGAAGATCCAACAGAaacatggtgtacagacacacatggagACAGAGctcccatatacataaaaataaaaatgggggttagaaagcattaaaaaaaaatacaacagaaaaaagaatacCAATATTAATGGAAGAGGTGGCTATGGCAGGAACCAAGGATCAAGCTCCTGAAGCTGCTTTAGGAACGGGAGACCCGAGATTGCCCTCACTCTGAGCTCTCAACTCAGAACGTGTCATGGCAGAGTACCAAACCCTCCTGATCAACTACATCCCCCTTGAAAATCTGGAAGAGCTCAAGTTAGTCTGTGGGAAGGATATTCCCAGTAGGAAGAGTGAGATCAGGATAGGCAATGCCTGATTTAGCTTCTTGGAGAGCCACAGCATGCTGAACAAAGAAAACCTCACCTCCATTGAGTACTTCTTTGAGATACCTTGCCCTCCTGACCTACTCACTGTGGTGGTTGACTACAGAACCTGTGTGCTGAATATCTCTGAGGAGGGTTAGCTGGACACCAAATTAAAGAGTATAGAGACATTACGCCGCCACCCTCTGAAGAAGAAATCATCAAATTAGCTCCTTCACCAAAGAAGTCCAGAGCAagtagagggaagaggaggaaggttgTGTCTTCATCAGAGCTCTCCCTTCCCAATCCTCAGTGGGTAGGACTAGGGCAACCAACCACTTGTCCTGTTCCCTCTTACTAACTTAGTCCTAACCCTCTTACTATGCCTGTGTGTGAGCATGCTCTGTCTGTCTAGCTCTTCTAGTTTCTCCTCCTCATGAGGGGATGGAGTGCAAGGCTTAATTTCCCTACTATATGGGGAGGTGGAGGCTATTTCTATGTAAATAGAAATTGatacatttctctttctctcttttccttcattcTTACCCAACATCTTTAAAGTGTGAACATAGAAAGACCTGCAATTTCTGACATGGAGGAGCTAAGATGAGGATGGAAGAGATGGTTATGTCTAAAGAAAAGCAGTGGGGAAGGAAGTAAAAAAGCTACTCAACCTCCActtggaagggaaaagaaaagccagaatTCATTGTTTGTATCTCTGTGCTGTACTGGCTAGAATCCAGTTTTCTGCTGTCCTTAGACTGAACTCCTGAGAGCCAGTGGGCCCTCTTTTATGGCCTTGTCATGGGGTCTGGGGTGGGTCTGAGGCAGAAATTTAGTGGGAAATCACTGGATCCTTTCTTGGCCCCAATGATCAAAACCCACAGAGAATCCAGCATTTGCTGTCCCCAACTTCTGCTCTGGAGACTATGCTGGGACCATATACTCCCCTGAGATGGTGatgtaggcagagacaggcctgCTTTCCACTCTACTCCTGAATACAAACTGTTAAATATACTGACCCTGATCTTAGGGAGACTGGGGAATGAGATCCTTGCATTTTAATCTCAACCTGCCCACATGTACAGGCTCCCAATATGGATATTGTAGGCAACCTTTCCACCCTCCAGTTTAGAATATCCCAAGCAAGAAAGAAGTTAATGACCATGGTTTCTTTTACACTGGTTACTACCACATTTTAATCCAGGAAGGGACTTTGTAGCCTTTTTCATTTGGGTTTCTGGGTACCTCACAGACAAGTCACTATAGTACAGTGTGTGAAGTGAGCCTCCTATCTGTCCCAAGATGCCCTTCCTCATTTTgactgtggggtgtgtgtgtgtgtgtgtgtgtgtgtgtgtgtgtgtgtgtgtgtgtatctcaccATGATTCTCcttcttatttgtttttgaaagtttGTCAGTTTTGTGAAGCATTTGCCCATCAACAAACTGAAATCTGCTACTTGGACTTTTGAGAAGATGAATTTTCCCACTTACACAAAGTCATTATACCTACCcactatttaaaatttaattcacaTTATAAAGAGTTTTGAAAATCTTATGTGGAAGACACAAAAATAATCCCATATTGTGAAGGCATCTGTCTTACTTAGAGtctctattgctataaagagacaccatgaccacagcaactcttataaatgaaaaacatttaattggagtttacagtttcagaggtttagtccattatcatcatggtgggacacaaTGGCATGCAGGAAGACTTGGTGCCAGCACTGTGAGATACCTgatgaggaaagctgctaacagggagtggaaccagcccaagggGAAAAATATGTTGCAGTCactgaaagaagttggagattTGAAGAGAGTTTTAATATCAGACATGTAGACTCAGAGTTTGCAGTTTGCCCAactagtttttggttttgcttagtCCATTATTTCCTCATCATGCTCTCTTCTCTacattttagaatggtaatgtatatcatgtgccattatatgttggaagtatatgatctgtgtttttatattgattttataggggatgaCAATTAAGAggttgcatgaatctcagaagagactttgaactttggacttttaaatataGTTGAGATGTGAtagattatggggacttttgaagttggactgaatgcatttttccaTTCTGATATGGTTATAAGCCTTTGGGGAAcagggagtgaaatgtggtgggttgaaagaaaatgctgtCCAAAAGGAGtctcactattaggaggtgtggccttgttggagcagttgtggtcttgttggtggcatgtgtcactgtggaggtgggttttgaggtctcataatatgctcaagccatgcccaatgagTCAGTTCACTTcgtgttgcctttggatcaagatatagaattccccagcatcacatctgcctggATGCTCCCActcaccatgttccctgccataatgataatggactaattctctgaaactgtaaactgccacctcaattaaatatttctctttataagagttgctgtggtcatagtgtctctttacagcaatagaaaccctaagaggTGACCTCAGCCAGTTGAGGAAACTCTTCAGGAAATTAAGAGTTTCTATCATGAATCTCTTCTTtccattatttaaaatgtgaaatgtgaGAAATTTATGTTGCACAAATTctaaattatcttaaaataaaaatctggaaccagacattggggtaaatgctgaaagaatagagagacaaaggaacaagccacagtcaattCTCACCTCACTAACTACTCAGCcaatctccacaaatcctcagactgaatggctgagtcctcagccaaaaaagctctctgtctcctgtctcctgacaccttatatgcctttctccacccagccatttcacttcttatctcaaccttcctagtgcttcccaaatactgaggttaaaggtgtgtgccaccactgcctggctctgtttttctcctggACTGGAtcaatctcgtgtagcccagtgtggccttgaactcacagagatcaagacagaccgctgcctcctgaaggctaggattaaaggtgtgtgccaccactgcctgacctctctctatgtttaactctggctgactctgtcctctgatcttcaggcaagctttatttcatAGATTACAAATGTCACCACAAATTTAAAGTCACTTTTATGTAAAACTGAGATGGGATCCAAAGGTGAGTTTAAATAAATGTGGCCATATATGTAATGACTTGATAGTGCAATGTGACATACAATAGTGAGGTTGCTGAGAAATTGAAAGCAACCATAGACTAtcaataacataaatatctgcatttttgtttgtttgttttggtttttcgagacagggtttccctatgtagctttgtgcctttcctggaactcacttggtagcccaggctggcctcgaactcacagagatctgcctgcctctgcctcccaaatgctgggattaaaggtatgtaccaccactgccgaGCTTCAATATCTGCATTTTAACTCTGATAAGAATAGTGAAATGTGCTTTGTAATTTTGAAActtctttaattttatgtgtttagtCATACAGCCTTGAGCTATAAGGACTTGAATGCTGTCTTTAGttgtacttttaatatttttctactaGATTAGTGTCTTATGATTTATTTGTAATACATACTGCTACAGATGTTTATGTTATCAGCTAGTATTGATCTTGAAATTTTTTGAAGTAAAATATACTCTTGaataataatttgaaatataGCACTCATAATTTGACAATCATTTTATCGATTCTACTTTCAAATATTAtgttcctttattgtcttctCAGCTACATATATTTTCTGATAATTTTATAAGCATAACAAAAATGTACCAAGTAAAGCTGAGTTTTGAGTTTTTGTGACAAACACTGACTTAATAGGTAGGATATGAACAACTTAAACATATAAAATGATAACCAGCTTGCCTGGAACTTGAGGCATTACTTGAGAGTATTTGTTTAATATATACCAGGCACTATTCAGAACACATAATATGAATTAAATCTATTGAATCTAGTATTCTACAGTAATTAAGATATTAAGCAATCTTTCCAATGCCATACATTGCCTAAATCCCACAGAAGGATTCAGATGCAGGCATTCTGGGTCCACAGTATGTTCCAATAGATATGATAACATCTAGGGCTTTAAAGAGATGAAAATCTTGGCTTGTGTTACTTGATGGGAGAGGCATAGATTCTAACAAGTTGATTGTTAACTAATTTTGAACACATTGATTTTTACAGCAATAGAGAGATCATTTCTATAAGAAGATAATAGCTTTAGGACAGCTATGTATGACTATTTCAGTGAAGTTG
Proteins encoded in this window:
- the LOC118595655 gene encoding LOW QUALITY PROTEIN: astrocytic phosphoprotein PEA-15-like (The sequence of the model RefSeq protein was modified relative to this genomic sequence to represent the inferred CDS: inserted 1 base in 1 codon; substituted 1 base at 1 genomic stop codon); this translates as MAEYQTLLINYIPLENLEELKLVCGKDIPSRKKNLTSIEYFFEIPCPPDLLTVVVDYRTCVLNISEEGXLDTKXKEYRDITPPPSEEEIIKLAPSPKKSRATCCVAAVIVIFAITIVLLIIIIIIATYIMM